The genomic segment GGGTGATTCTACAAGCATAGCTTTAATCCTGTCAAATATGGCTCAAGAATCTGTCACATGCAAAAAGCTGGCAGGACTAGAATTTTGTTAATGTTGCGTTTTTTGAACAAACTCCACTCAAGAACGAGTTTTCATCGACCTTTAGCTGCCAACTTCTGTCTGACAACCTCAAAGCAGAGGTGCCGAAGAAGACGCATGAGCTCCGTTCCCTCAAGAGCAGGAAGTCAGTCCATACCGGATGCCTCGGGGTTATGATGAACGTCTATCATCCGCGTTCTGCGATGTTGACCTCAATCTCCCTCATGTCAAGAAAGCGCGTCGTATCGTCCAGTGGCTGCCCCTCCAGACACATGTCGATGACCTCTCTGACACTTGAGAGGGCCTCGTCTATGGTCTTGCCATACGCTCGACATGTCCTGACAAGGGGACAGCTGACTATGTACACGCCATCCTCATCCAGTTAGACCATGATTGGAAGATGGACTGTCTCCATGTCCCTTCGATTGCCCTCTATGAGTGAGATGACATAACTCCTTTGAACTCTGTTTCTCCGTGACTCTTGTAGCTGTCGCGTGGCTTTCAGAGCAAGACGCCGTGCCCGAACTCTCCCACCATCTCGGCCAGCTTCGACCGAGCCCCTCCACTCTGGCACGACCGTGCCTCCAACTCGATACGCTCAGCCATAGACGGCAATGTGGTGACGCTGGGCGCGGTGACCAACGCCTCGCGGATTGTGAGCTACGTGGTCATCAGGGTGCTCCGGTACGACGATGTGGCGATGGTGGACCTGCGTGTGCAGGACATGGACCTCGTGGTGGACATGAGAGGGACGCTGCCGTGGGTACCTGCGCCTCCACCGGATGAGGAGCCTGAGCCAGTAGCGGAGAGTGATGGGACGTTTTCACCAACGACGAAGACACTGGGAGAGTCAGACGTTATTCTGACTACTGCCTTTGAGAAGCTCGTCAAATGCTGGTGGACATCAGGATGGCCAGAGCTGCACTTGGTTGTTCTCAGCCCTGTCAACCTTGCCTTAGAGCTTGTTCACATCACCTTCTCACTTCTTGAGCTCGTCACAGTCCAAGTTCTCGACTTCTTTGAATGGCTGCAGGACCTCTTTGGATGGACGGATGCACAGCTGGAGATAGTATTGACCATTGTCTGTGAGATGCTCGTGGAGGGGTCCGGGAGGATGGAGTACACCGCGGCTCTTGCGCTCTTCAACTTCGGAGTCGGATGTTTCATTGTGGCAGATAGTTTCATATACGCACCGCCTCCCTTTGCATCCGTGCCACTCCTCATCGCTGTAGCAGCAGGTGCCGCCGCATCATTGAGCTCGACCGCGCTGATGTTTCAGGCATCCAACATCGCGATTGAGATCACAAGGGGCTACGGGACATCTGTCTGGCTGTGGGCGCTGTTGTGGTTCAATGCGGTGGGTTTCCTACTGGGCACATTCGTAACTTGGGCATGGGCTGTGGGCCTTGTGACGAGAGTTGGCTCCATAGCATCCAGAGTCTTCTCACTTCTCGGCTTGGCACTGACGGGAGCATACGTTCTAGGTCTTTATCCCGCAACCGCCGCCGGTCTATTGACTCGTGTCTATCTCGTCACTCAGTTGGCCTGCATTGCACTTGTCATATGGAGTTACTGGACGCTTGCTGGAACTACGTAGAAGAGGAGGTATCATGTCGGTTTGAACGAAGCTACTCCGGTTCTATTCGTTGGGACACTACTCCTAATCCTTTTCCTCAGTCATGCGTTCATCTTGAATGCCATACAGGTTTCCATGTCCAGTCCGTCAGCTAGAGTTGGGGCATCTGTGGGCTTCTGGGGCAGATCATACTCCACTCATCCCAGAAGAATCAAACTGATTGTTGATACGATCGGTGCAGCAGGATGCTGTACACCTCTACTATCCGTGTCTATCGAAACCCTTCTGTACGGTCCCAATATTCTCACAATCAGCGTGGGACTCTTCAGCATACCTTTTCTTTTCTGTTTCTTCCGTCCCTTCTGGGGTGGCCGTACCCTTGAGGCACGGTTCAATCGGATGCAGGGGATACTTGAAGCACATGAGTCACAAAACAGGACGGCTGAGGTGTTCTTTCAAATCAAGTATAACTGGGGCGCCTTTGTCATGCGCTACTCAGTACCGGAGCAGATGGAGTGGCTCGAACGCATGCTTGACTCTATAAAGCCTGCCAAGAAGGCTCTTGGATTCGTGTTGGCAGTCCTCCGAAAGAACTCCGCTGCTAGGGAGTACCAGATTCAGTTCCTCCAGAGGTTGGTCAATCGCCCTGACGTAGTAGGTGCGCAAGCACGCAGTTGCCTTGCTGAGAGATCTTGAAAGCATCTCGCGATATAGCAGACACTGCAACCGTTCATTTCTAGTTGGACGAAGTTTAACACAGGAGCCCTGTCGCTCCCAGGAAACGGCACTGGGGTCACTCCTCGAGGTCTCATGAGGTGTCGAACCGACCTCGAGCTCTCCGCTCCCGCACGGAGGTATGTATGCACCACGCAGCGATGTCCAGCCAAGGCCGTCCAACTTCCAAGCAGCTGCTGCCAACCCTTGATTTTATCTGCGGATTCCGTCATCTCTTTCTGGATGTATGCGTATGGTCTCAAAGGAACGGATAAGCAGGTACTTGGCGAAGATAGATCACGCCACCACAAGAGCAGCTGTCATCAGAAGATGGCTGAGCGAGGGGCCCGCTGCTGATGAGACCATGTACTACCTCGCATTGGCAAAGGCTGCACAAGAGCTTGTGGAAGAGTCGCTGGACCTCCTGTCAATGATGCTCCGTGACGTGAAGAGCTTGCCTGTCGACGACTACTCGAACATAGAAAACGGTGTCATGCTCGGCCTGCTGACTTCCAAGAACGCCTCGACTCTCCGCGAGGCGAAAGGACTGCGCAATCACCTTGTGCATCTGTACAACGGAGTTGACATCCAGAGGTTGAGGGAGAGTCTTGAGAGACTGTTACCTCGGTTGGTCGATTACACTGAGGATGTGGGAGGATGGACAGCCAAACACTTCAGAGAGTGACTTCGGACCTCATGCCGCTCAACAGCATCGACGGCATCGATGCAGTACTGGTCTTTGGCTCACAGGTGACCGGCGATGCCACTGAGCTCAGTGACATCGACATCTGTGTGGTTGCTCCAGAGGTGCGGACTCTCTCAGAACAGGCGTCCCTGATGGAGAAGATATGGGGGTGCATCAACACGGACGTGTACGATGTCAGGCTGTTCGAAGCGTTGCCGCTCAGCGTCCAGGCAAGTGTGATTGATCAACACGTTGCGGTCATGTGCAGAGACCTGCCAGGGCTCTTCGAGTACTTCTACCGCTTCCGCAGAGAGTGGGAGGACGTGAGGGGCCGGCAGGCCACCGCACGATGACATAGACTGTGTTGTCAACAGTGCCACAGCACTCGAATGACTACATGGCTGACAGTCCTTGGCGCATTGGTCACGGTGCCCATCGTCACCACACTGTCGTCGATGGCCGACGATGTCGAATTGTTGACGATATCGCATCACAGCGCTGGAGTCATTCGTTGGCGCTCAAGATTACGCCATTGTCTGTTCGGAGGACCTGTCCTGCGAAGACAAAGGCTTATTCGTTCGTTCCACCTCATTGGACTGTTGCTTCGACTGACATGATGTTCATGAGCCACCAAATGCAACCATCACCAGAAGGATGGTAGACTGCTGAACGTCGGGTGGGAATTACATGCAGACGTCCGGCATAGAATGATTAGTATGAAAGGCGCGAGGACTCAGAGAAGGTTGCTTAGGTCGACAGGTTCGAAGTCATGTTGCCTATGTGCATCCATCCTGCATGTGTCCGGCCAATCCTGTCCCTGGTCAGAACTCGTTGAACTCGACTGGAAAGCCACTCCATCAGGCTGAGACCGTCGTGCAGGACCCGACCCATGGTCACAGCATCCAAGAGGATGCTATTGTGTCTGTCAAGAACGCTGTCAATCTCTTCTGTCCGGAAAGCGTGGAGGTCAATGTGCCAGTCAGTTGCCAGTTCCAGCAGGTCCGCACCTATGGCACAGTGTGAGATTGCCACCACGTCGTAGTCGCTCAGATAGTTGGCATGGCCCGCAGCTCGTGAGCCGAAGAGGAGTACGGTGACATGTCCGTCGAGTGAACTGATCAGCCTATCTGTGAAGGCCCTGAAGTGTGTTGCCTTCTCGCAGTCATGTCTAGCGAGCGCCGCTACGAACTCTACGAAGGAAATCGAGAATCACCTCCATGCATTCCAGTGCTGTGGTGGACTCCTCCGAGGTATACGGGTCCAAGCGCGCATCGGGATACCTTGCCTGAAGATAGTGACCACTCAACAGTCTGGTACAGCCGCTTACGTTGTCGGGAACCTTCAGCCCGGTTGAAGCCAGAGCGGCGAAGAGCTCGAGTAGTGAGTGGGAGTATGCCTTCGCTCCGGTCTTCACAATGAGAAGTCCCTTGACGAAGAATTCGACTGCTTGTTGCGCTAGGAAGCACGCCGCATCGTGGTGTCCTCTTTGAACAGACACGCGCGCCAAGTCCGCGTATGTGTCACTCTTCGAGAACCATTCCTCAACGTGCAAGTGCCAGACCTCAACAGACTGAATGAGGGAGCGAACCTAATCTACTTGTTGGAAGTGGGACTCACGACCTGCGCAGGCCATATACACAGTGTAGGCAGCGGAATGGTCTGGTCAACAAGAAACCGGCTTTCTTCACAGAGGTGCATATTGCGAAGTCCTACGTGGCATGGCGACTGGGGACGGTGTCCTACGCAGGTTCAATAGAAGAATGACATCCTGCACGCGCATGTCTACCATCGCCGCGTCGTCGTACTGCTCACCACAGAGTAATGAATCACGATCACAGAAAGGGGCACTCCGCGTTTCACGATTGTGACAGTCATCGGATTCAGGATGCTGATCCATGGTCATGTGAGGTCTGAGCCTGCAAGTCCCCTTCGGATTTCGTCCATGGAAGGCAGTTCTAGGCGGTGTGTGTAGTTATCCCACTCCTTCAGGTATCTCCGGAGATACTCACCGATACTTGGAGGGTCCCCGAAGAGGACCTCGTAGTTGGCGAGGATGGAACCTTGAATGAGTGTGGGCAACGCTTCGAAGACCTGAATATCGTAGTACTCAGGTGCCTGAGACATAGTCTCAATTCGCAGTCGGATTATCTCGTCAACATCCTTCGTGTGAGCAATCAGTGCTATGTCTATGTCTGATTCTGCCCGGTATGCCTGCGTGAGAAACGACCCGTATACCAAGACGTCTCTATCTGCAAGAAAAGCCAGCTCTCTTCGGACGCGGTCAATGTCCAACAAGCCAGCCCTCCACTATCTTCACAAGGCTCTGCAGTGCTGAGTCAACACGCTCAAATGACCTCAGGACGAGTAGTCTGTCAATGCCATTGTATCTGTGGGCCAGAATGTTCCTGAGATTGTTAGAGAGTACAAGCTCTGCGGCCAGCTCACTGCTGATGATGCCCTTCTCGGCAAGGCGGTCGATGTTGTACTTGTCTCCCTTGGGTACAAGACCAGAGTCCTTCAGCATCATCGCCATGACGTCCATCGCTGACTCAATGGCAGTCATCAGGGAGTAGTATAGGGCCTTTTCGTCGTACTTTCCAGACCTGTGAACAAGCACGGAGCAGTCCTGCAGGTTCTCGGTGATGTACTGCATCTTGTCGTAGTATCGAGCACGACGGACTTCATCCATTTTGCAGCCTCCGTCCGCCACTGCGTTGAATCACCTGACTCGTTTGATGGCTGATGCAACGGATGTACTGATGATAAGTCTTTGCCAGGTCCGCCCCGTTGCATCAGTGTCTTTCACGTAGCATTTGGTGAGTGTCTTGAAGGCAACAGTCTCAGAGACGTCAGGCTCTTTTAGCGTACTCAGCATTGGGGAGATGACCATCCACTGTAGGCTGGACCAAGTTGGGCATCGAGATGCCGACAGGGTCCGTGCATAAGCGGCACTAGACTGAAACAGGTTGAGTGCGCATTGAAGTCCGCATGAGCATGGTGTTGCATGACTGGTGCACATGAACAACCATCCTGATTGTGCAGATTGTGAAGTGCAGTACTCTGGTGAGCGGCCCCCAAGACGTTCCGCATGGCACCCCAACGAATGCCCAAGATGCCATTTTCACAAATGCCTGATGGTGATAGACAGGACAAACAGTTATAAGTCCACTTTACCATGATACCATTAAGGGTCATCCTCCGTCGGGACCACGGTGATTACGATGATCGCGGGCGAATTCAGAGCAGGTACGCAGGCGATAGAGAAGTCTTCTGTCTTGGGGCACTTGAAAGAGGAGCGCGGGATCAGAAAGATTCTCGTCGCCGGTTCAGGTGCGGTTGGCAAGACAACACTGATAGCGGCACTAACACGCAATCAGGTCATGTCCGGAGGTGTGAATGGCCTCGGTGGCTACCGCCGTACCCTCTTCCTTGATCTTCAGACACTGAGGGTTCACGACGAGGAGACCTCGGGGAACTCCCAGAGGACTCTGCAGTTCCTTGATGTTGCTGGGCAGCTCAATTCCCCCATACATCCGATTCGCGACACTAGCCGGAGCACTCTTGGACTTGTGGACACGGTGTTACTGGTATTCGCCAGCGACAGTGCTCAGTCGCTCATAGATCTCAGAGCGTGGATTACTCTCCTCGAGACCCAGTGTTCATCCCTTACGAGCCCCGTCTTACCAGAGTATGTGCTTGTGAGAAACAAGACCGACCTTCCTCTGACGGTGGATAGAGAGCTGGTAGAGGTGCTGCGGACGCGGACACACATCAGCCACTACTTTGAGACTAGCTGCGCAACCGGCGAAGGCATCGACGAA from the Candidatus Thorarchaeota archaeon genome contains:
- a CDS encoding nucleotidyltransferase domain-containing protein, which gives rise to MDSQTLQRVTSDLMPLNSIDGIDAVLVFGSQVTGDATELSDIDICVVAPEVRTLSEQASLMEKIWGCINTDVYDVRLFEALPLSVQASVIDQHVAVMCRDLPGLFEYFYRFRREWEDVRGRQATAR
- a CDS encoding HEPN domain-containing protein, encoding MHVEEWFSKSDTYADLARVSVQRGHHDAACFLAQQAVEFFVKGLLIVKTGAKAYSHSLLELFAALASTGLKVPDNVSGCTRLLSGHYLQARYPDARLDPYTSEESTTALECMEVILDFLRRVRSGAR
- a CDS encoding GTPase domain-containing protein, which encodes MIAGEFRAGTQAIEKSSVLGHLKEERGIRKILVAGSGAVGKTTLIAALTRNQVMSGGVNGLGGYRRTLFLDLQTLRVHDEETSGNSQRTLQFLDVAGQLNSPIHPIRDTSRSTLGLVDTVLLVFASDSAQSLIDLRAWITLLETQCSSLTSPVLPEYVLVRNKTDLPLTVDRELVEVLRTRTHISHYFETSCATGEGIDELRLWLLRGEPCTQARGGVCTR
- a CDS encoding nucleotidyltransferase domain-containing protein; its protein translation is MDIDRVRRELAFLADRDVLVYGSFLTQAYRAESDIDIALIAHTKDVDEIIRLRIETMSQAPEYYDIQVFEALPTLIQGSILANYEVLFGDPPSIGEYLRRYLKEWDNYTHRLELPSMDEIRRGLAGSDLT
- a CDS encoding DUF86 domain-containing protein — its product is MDEVRRARYYDKMQYITENLQDCSVLVHRSGKYDEKALYYSLMTAIESAMDVMAMMLKDSGLVPKGDKYNIDRLAEKGIISSELAAELVLSNNLRNILAHRYNGIDRLLVLRSFERVDSALQSLVKIVEGWLVGH
- a CDS encoding DUF86 domain-containing protein, whose product is MVSKERISRYLAKIDHATTRAAVIRRWLSEGPAADETMYYLALAKAAQELVEESLDLLSMMLRDVKSLPVDDYSNIENGVMLGLLTSKNASTLREAKGLRNHLVHLYNGVDIQRLRESLERLLPRLVDYTEDVGGWTAKHFRE